A portion of the Bubalus kerabau isolate K-KA32 ecotype Philippines breed swamp buffalo chromosome 1, PCC_UOA_SB_1v2, whole genome shotgun sequence genome contains these proteins:
- the APOL6 gene encoding apolipoprotein L6 — translation MDDILPCDDVKPQDSDLSAEERIFLEEFPNLKGGLDMDIQKLHALADHIDTTHKTLTKTSVVANSITVVSGAMSILGLVLAPATAGGSLVLSTAGRVLGTAGEVTSILTNVLERFHSQEAQAQVGSLMPSCGRKVRPAGVDYIMAAGKVIQNCRSAIEGIQKSIRAFQITKADPRLATASKRLLTTGQISARRSRQVQRAFEGTTLVMKTKARLLGSAMAGFSLSVDLASLLKDWKQLKEGARTELAEELRAQARELERQLTQLTQRYESLQQRVRLCGLSWVAQSGGKALTGFLGTGAYGRGDEKASVCTACLPMPEDAGCLEIQTASSAS, via the coding sequence ATGGATGACATTCTTCCATGTGACGATGTGAAGCCGCAAGACAGTGACCTGTCAGctgaagaaagaatatttttggaagagtttcccAACTTGAAAGGGGGGCTGGACATGGACATCCAGAAGCTCCATGCCCTTGCAGACCACATTGACACAACACACAAAACTCTCACCAAGACCAGCGTGGTGGCCAATTCCATCACCGTGGTCTCCGGAGCCATGAGCATCCTGGGCTTAGTCCTTGCTCCGGCGACAGCAGGGGGAAGCCTGGTGCTCTCCACTGCAGGTAGAGTTTTGGGGACAGCAGGGGAGGTCACCAGTATCTTGACCAACGTTTTGGAACGTTTTCACAGTCAAGAAGCCCAAGCTCAGGTCGGTAGCCTAATGCCCTCCTGTGGCCGAAAAGTCAGGCCAGCCGGGGTGGACTACATCATGGCCGCTGGAAAGGTGATTCAGAATTGTAGAAGCGCCATCGAGGGTATTCAGAAGAGCATCCGTGCCTTTCAGATCACCAAGGCCGACCCACGCCTGGCCACTGCTTCCAAGCGCCTCCTGACCACTGGCCAGATCTCAGCCCGAAGGAGCAGGCAGGTGCAAAGGGCCTTTGAAGGTACCACGCTGGTGATGAAAACCAAGGCTCGCTTGCTGGGCAGTGCGATGGCTGGCTTTTCCCTCAGCGTGGACTTGGCCTCCCTCCTCAAGGACTGGAAGCAGCTGAAGGAGGGAGCCAGAACAGAGCTTGCGGAAGAGCTAAGGGCCCAGGCTCGGGAGCTGGAAAGGCAGCTGACACAACTCACCCAGCGCTACGAGAGCCTGCAGCAGAGGGTGAGACTGTGTGGTCTCTCGTGGGTGGCACAGAGCGGGGGGAAAGCTTTAACTGGGTTTCTGGGCACTGGGGCCTATGGGAGGGGTGATGAGAAAGCCAGTGTGTGTACAGCGTGCCTGCCTATGCCCGAGGATGCGGGGTGTCTGGAGATCCAGACGGCATCAAGTGCGTCTTGA